The genomic window ccaccactcttcacatgccaaaagaagaaatatgcatgccagcatatgcTGTGCTCATGCCAAATTGTGTCAACATCAAGCACCCAAATAGAGTTCCATTTCTTTCCTAGAATtttttaagagttcttggctacttattttgttgaaggctgatttctttttcatgatagattattttatcacatataatactttatttttttgtggagggctgattttttctttataaaagataagagattcctaaagaaacagacccttagagtcctatataaatctttgtatcttccatgaagaggacaatgaatgattttacaaactccacaaatacttgtatcaatcgctccgagagggagagggtgtgagacccaaaatcatcccacaaggggagggtgtgaggctcactttctatcctactctttctacttaagatccagtgttcctgcgactctgattcgACTCTACCATCTACCCATGCAAGCCTATCCCGCCAAGAAAAAatttgtctcctccagaattttcatctatcgtgctgagagaaggagtgatttcttattctacagattatATGCTGTTAAAGACCTTCGTTCCTTAtcagttaatctttgatttttttttttaattcgatattggtaaagacctagttctttatcgatggatctgtttggttaaaagattaagagtcctaatcagagtagtttcttaactaccacgatccagattcttatcatcttcttggatattTCTCAcaggtttaatattttattttctctcgttccattcattttttttttgcatttactcgtgagcatgtttaatttctgctatctgtttatgaaattctctattgatagttatttactgatctctcgaatggcattcgtctgtatcatttagattgaccTCACTTTAGTCTCGTATTAATCAATCACGTCTCTTGagtagagtataggcaactatactgtctgtcctaggAATAATGAGTCTCTGGctagacgtgatttgttgttgatgaacagaagaaagcttgatcattaggattgattttctttttctctcttctttagggTTGTCCCGCATCATCATGCCTCAGAGAGATCTTGACTCCTGGATAAGAGATTTTTCTTTGGATCAGCTGGTGAACTATGGGTTCAATAGCATTATTGACGTATGTTTTCAtcctgtttttcttttctttcttctgttttcttttttatctctctttttctttttttttacatcaGCTTTTGCCGACTTAACCATCtttcttttctattctttttGCAGTCTACCATGTACTTTAGGCTACTGCATGAACATATGGCATGATTTTATGAGAATAAAAAGTCCCTGAAAGAGGGGCTCAAGGCCGAAAAGGAGGCTAAAAAGGCAGGAAAAAAGAAGGCTACCCAAGAGAAGAAAACGACGGAGGGGCTGAAGAAGCAGCTACAAGAAAAAATAGAttcaataaaagataaaaataagtaGTTGCTAGAGAATCGGCATCAGCTCAATGAAAAGGATGATCCGTTGATCGAAAAAGATAACTAGCTATGGAAAAATGTTAAGAAGATCTCCAAGCTATAGAGCAAGCTGAAGGAGGTTGAAAAAACAATTGAAAAGCGTGATGAAATTTTGGTCTCATACTGATGTCAGCTCGATAAGGATAAGGAGTGGATGTCTCGAATTATCgaagattataaaaatttagacacTTTTCAAAATGAGGTGATAGAAGCCTCAGAGGGAGCCTTCAATAGTGGCTTCAAGAGCTATCGATGCTTGATTATCAAACAATTTTCCAACTTAGACCTCAGCAAGGTCACAATAGAGACAGCTTTGGAAGCAGTAGCCGAGGTGACTTCTGAAACCACTGCCATCCAACTTCCATCAACTCCTTCTCTCGAGATCCCTCTGATCGAAGTCCTAGCCAGTCTGATTGAGGTTGTTGCCACGGAAGCTCTCCAGAGGAAAAAGCTAAGAATCTAGCTCAGCTCCTCCAGCAGAAGATTCTCAGGCTAAAGTCTgaatttgattttcttcttttctttttaacttttgTATCAGCCTGATGTGGGCTTTTGTAATTATtgttttcatattaatgaaatagAACTTTTTTTGCTAAATGTCTCTATTTGTTTCTTTTAGCCGATCCCAGATAATCCGATCTGAGTCTTCATTTGTTTTGAAATACACAAGTTATTTTCTGACATCGATCAAATGACGATGAttgtatacaatttaagatcgatTAATCAGATAGATCAAATGACTGTTCTCAGATCAGAGAAATAAAGTAAGCCGATGTGACTAACTTTAAGAAGTAATCTTCATTATTGAACTAAATTGAATCAAATCACGTAATTTGGATATAAATCAATCTTTAATAATCCACTGTAAAGGTTCAAAAATACCTTTAATCGAAGTCAAGGCGGCAGATTGGATTTTATTATCTATAGATTTGTGATCCATGTCGCCCCTTCATAGTATCTGATAAGGTCCAATTTGAAGATCGAGCATCTCGAGTTGCTTGGTGAGATTCACTTCGAAGATCAAGTATCCTACAATTTTTGATAAGATTCAATCCGGAGATCAGGTGTCTCACATCTTTTGATGAGATCTAATTCGGAGATCATGTGTCTCGTATCTTTTAGCGAGGTCCAATTCAGAGATCGGATATCTCACATCTTTTGGGAGGTCCAATCCAAAAATTGGATGTTTTACATCTTTTGGTGAAGTCCAATTTGGAGATCGGATGTCTCATATTCTTTGGTGAGGTCCAATTCAGAGATCGGATATCTCACATCTTTTGGTGAGGTCCAATCCAGAGATCGGATATCTCACATTCTTTGGTGAGGTCTAATCTGGAGATAGAGTGTCTCACATTCTTTGGTAAGATCTAATCTGAAGATCTGGTGTTTGACATCAGGTTGTCCTAATTTGGTCAGAATTTTTATGGCCTTAGCGTGACTTTTTCTGACCTCGTtttgaaggagaaggagaagagtctAGATCTGGAAGATGCAGGTGGAGAAGGAAGATGCGggtggaggagaaggagaaggagaagactaGATTCGGATCTCCCTGGATTCTAAACTAGAGAATCGTGAGCACAATAAATGGGAGGAGAGGTGAGGAAGGGGTAATGCAGGATATGTCTCCGCTCGCCACCTTTTGCCACCTAGGTGACAACTGTTGCTGGGGCAGGAGAGAGGCTTCTTTGTGCTCAAGCCGACTGTGCGTTATGGTCCTTAGAGCCGAGCCGGGctgcttctttcttctttttttttcttttttatttttctaatatatttgGTTACActatttgttttttatttttttgatttttgctaaagagcaaaagtaaaaaatatgtttggtaactagttgttatctaactttttaaaaaattatgtaacttaaaaaaaaatgagTGACTCATTAACTACGTACCTTTTTATCGGATATTGCTTTGGCTGTTACCATACTCTGCATCTCCACCCATTTTTTGAACCACCACTTAGACATTGTCAGCAGCTGAATCAGACTTCTCCTCCTGCTCCACTGCCGGTTCCACTCCCAGCTGCCCTCCCTCCAATCCCCGCCGACGCATGAGCTGCATCTTGAGAGAAAATTCGTACTTGAATCCAAACCTGAGCTCCATCTCATCCCCCTTAGATCCCTCCCTGGTCATCTCCTGGTGCCGCCACTCTTCCACCATTGGTGTGAAATTAGGGTTGGGGTTTTCCTTGGTGAGCTCCAACGGATGGGTATTGGGCTCCCGTGGGTTGTCCCGAAGTGAGAAGATAGTAGAATTCCGAACGATGATTGAACCCTCAATGTCGTCGAGAAGGCCGAGTTTCTTCCACATTCAAAAGATGACGCGGAGAGGAAGAGATCGGGGGAGGGACATGGAGAGGAGGTAGGAGAGGCGATCCATGGTGGCAGGGGCAACGACAGAGGTGGCGGAGGACTCCTGGAGAGCGATCTGAGCGGCGAAGGAGGCGAGGCAGACAAGCGCTTGGGAGGAGGGGTCGTAGTAGAGGGAGAAGGCGCGGGATTTTTCactcatttttttaaaataaaaataaattttaaaaaataaaaaatatttactttctataaaaagtaattattttttattttttgattttgattttttactttttatggtgttaccaaacattactttctaatttttatttttaaaaaaattaaaaaattaaaaaatatatatatattttttcgtaATTAACCAAACGCAACCTAAATTTGAACCTGAGTTTCTATAGTATTACCGAAATCTCAACAAGTTAACAATGGCTGGTAtattaatcattattttatttaaaattccgGGCAGCATTGAAATCTTGCCATGGAGCGTGGTGTTGATGTCCAGCTAGGGACTTGGACTGCGGAGGTCGATTGCcatttgacttttaatttttaataataataataataaaagtaaGTTGTGGGATCTCGTGCGAATCGGACGAGGATCCCTAGGCCTCTCAACCGTGTACATCAAATAATGGAGCCGTTAATAACAGTTAGATGTTATTCTTCTCTCAAATGtgcgtgtatatgtatgtacacccGCAGAACATTAATTCAAAAGCGTTGCGACATTCACTGTTCCAACTTAGATATCTTTGCCGTCAACATGCAGTATCATCCTTTTCAAAGGAGATTTGATCCATAACACCCATTTTGGCCTTTCCCCCCCACCCTTTTCGCCCTATCATGTGGGAAATTATACAACCGGAACCCCCAGACGGACAAATGGACCCATTCCACCATTAATTACAGTTGAATTATCTGTCCGAATTGTGCATTCAAATTCCACTAAAAACAACAAATTATGTCTATATGAACAAGAGAtctccaaaatattttttatttcattgttttttcaaaaagaaaaacatGATCAATGAAGTTAAAAGGCTCATCACTGGTTATATAAGTCGAAGCTATCGCCTAGGTTTCACTAAAAACGAAAAGAAGCTATCGTCAACGAATTGATACCAGGCTGCATAAGAAAGATATCTGGACCAAGGGATTTAACTGCAAAGCCTCCGTTCACAAGAAATTTATAATTCCAGAGCATGCAGGTGTTGTGTCTCACGCGAAGCAGGTGTTGGCTGCTCACCACTTTCCCATACAACACGGTCAAAGATTGTAAATAAGACTGAAAATGGGCCAGACTAGACCGTGCCTGGTTTCAGATGTTAAAGCTTTTGAAAAATCCTAGCCCGATCCTAGGCCTGAGCCCAACCTGAACCTGATTGGGCCGTCCCAAATTTATGGAGTAGATTCATTGAATCACAAACGATTCTCCCATTAATTATTCAAAAATCTAATCATTTCTTGAATCGTAAGCCTTCAAAAGATTCTGTAAAAGCTTGAAAACACTAATATTCAATGATTGTGAACTccaagatataaaaaaaaaatgaccaaagGTTTGACACTTGTTCAGACTCTATTTGGAGCTGAACCCAAGCCAGGCCAATAACGTACCGACGCTCGCCCTGAAAAATAAATAAGCTCCCAATTTAAACCCAAATTCAGCCTAAAACCTTACAAACCTAACCCTACCCCGACCTAAAGTCAGCCCAATCCTACTTCCAGCCCTCACCATAAAGCAaaccaaaaaaataatattttacagggagaaaaaaaaagagaaaaagaaacagTAGAGAGACAGGATCAAATTCTAGCCACACAGAGTGGATGGCAAACACTGGACTGATTAAAACAAGTTTTAGCTAGTTTAACAAACAACATGAAATGGAACAAGTTGCACCGGGTCAGCCATTGGTTCAAGGTAGGACTTTTATTCTTATGAGATGCACTCTAATCTTACACGGGTATCTTAAGCTCGGGACATCTAACGAAAAACCTATGCCAACAAAAGGCCAGGCACTACGTTGCTTCTGAGATGCCTATCCTGAAATGGATTATAAGCTCTACCAATTTGCTGGATTAGAACAAAAGGTTTAAACATATGCATGGTTCTACAATTCGTCTTTCACACCTGTGCTGGCGCTCTTCTCCCCCACAGGAGCAGATCCATCAGTAGCACTGTCAGTTTTTGCTGCTGAGGCTGGTCTCTGGAGCTTGAAAGGGATCGCAGCGTGCTTTTTGATGAATTTGTAGAATGCCACCACTGTTCGGTCTGTATCAACAGTGACCTATGCAATTCCAGAGAAAAGAGAAATAAATGCCATAATAGAGTTGAAAAAACGCAAGGATGTGAATCCATAGAAAATCACATAAAGATCATATCACTGAACATTGAAAGCGGATGCATCACTAACCGGATCAAAACTCTTGTTCCCCGCCGGAAAGAAGAGCAGTGTAGGAAAACCATCAACCTGAAACACATaaacggcaaaaaaaaaaaaaaaagaaagaaaagaaaaagaattcagCTCCTAAACTCATAATAGATTAGAACAGTCAAATCAGCTCAGTGCGGCTTGAAAGCCAGAGCCTAGTTTCGAATGATGAAAAGAAAGATCATTTGACCATGACCATGAAATACACCAAGAAAGTTCATTGACTCAATCAAGTCTAGGCTAGCATAAATCAACGAAATTgggaatcaaaatttaaatgatGGTCCACTAACTTGCAACAAGTCAACCGCACAACCTTAGAACAAGTATATTGCTTTCAGGGCTAAGAAATGGAAATTCAAAAACAATTTCCAATTGATCCAAGTATCTAGCTTATTATAGCAAATATTAATCAGAAACAAGACCTTGGCCCGAGGGTGTTCATTCGAGGTTCCATCCATTTTCGCTATGACTAGAGACTCAATCCCACGTAGATGTTTGGCAAGCTTGTTGTAAGTTGGCTCCAGTGCTTggcaatgcccacaccatggtgcATAGATCTGGTCCAAACCTGAAGATTAGATCATGTTGCATATACAGAATGGCTTAATTTGTTACTGCAGAAAAGTCATTTACCTCAAGAAGAACATCCTTGGATTCATCCaagactatctcatcaaaattgtTTCCAACAACAATTTTCACATCCCCATCGTTCTGCTTAAATACATAATCTATGCTTAGAACAGAGATATAAGGGCAAATATGCAAAACAAAGAGAAAATTTTGCAACTTACAGTTTCCGGTATCGGGTCTGATTTATAGAAGGGCTTCAGCTTATCTTCCAAGAAACCCTCGGCAAATTTCTGAAACAAAAGAATTGCATATCAGAAGATAAAGTTCAAGATATCCTACTTCAAAGTTCAAATAACATGAAAAATCTCAGGAAAACTAATTGCTAATCTTACATAGTAATTTATGCAGGTTGCTAATTTATGCAGATTGTATTCGTAAGAAAACCGATATAGATTGTGCAAATCATACCAATGCTCCATGCAGACTATCAATGTGTAAAAATTGATACAAACTCTTCGAGACATAAGTATGCTCAGGACTACTAAATACTTAAATCTGCAGAATTACTTCAGTTAGGTAATTATAGCTGAAAGTGACCAAAAAGGAAGGGGAAAAATCATACCCCCCCAcactcaccaaaaaaaaaaagaagctaacATTAAAAAAGCAACTCAGAATCGTTATGAGTTTGCATATTCACACCAACGACCTTCAGTCTGGagtttttctatttcttttacaATCTTCTTTGAAGATTATTGACCCTACCAAAGAGGCATCTGAACAGAACCATAGAGCATACGTTACAAAAGGTATCCATGATGCATACACTCAATGAACTGTATTGTCAAGCCCACCAATTTGTTAGCATTGTCAACATGCACAAGATAAACATTAAGCTACATGTTTTATTCAAACACTTTGGGGTGGATATGATTTTTGAGCACATGCAAACTTCTATAGTATAACATCGTCGACACTTAATAATACCCAAGTGATTTCTGATACTGATGCATTCCTGCTTTTGGCAATATTTCTTCCTTTGGCACAGACCAAAAGACCAAGAACTCCAAATTTAAAGAAAAGCAGAGAAGAATGATGTTTATAAGGCACCTAGACACTTCACCTAGCCAAATTGATATCTGAAATATATGATTTTCAGCTGAGAAATCAAATAAGCATCATTTGGGCATGGAATTATCTAATGGGTGCACTCGAGCATATTAGAGATGCATGAAGGGAAACAAAACCTCAACACTGTCAAGTGTCACTTCAccatcaagtatgtatttcttaGCATCTTCATTTCCTGTATATGCCAAAACCTGTCAATATTGGATGATTACAGAATTGATAAGTCCACAATTACAATGTTTAGGCATCTCTTCAACAAGAAGAACAAAGTTTTCTGTAAAGACAATGCCTTCAGTAATCTACAATGCATACATAGTCGTGGGAAAAAATCAGAGGACTTACTTTTGGACCATGTTCAGTCACTCCAAAGTAATCCGAAACTGGTTTACCAACATCCTCATTATCCCTCTCCACATATACAAAGATGAGCTGCAACAAATATATGAAATGTTAAGGCTAAGTTCCATAGAACAAACAGCATTTGGCATAGACAGTAATCCTACAAAAGGCAACAAAGCCTtcctccccccccccctcccccacaCACACACAAAGGGAAAACTTAACCAAACCTAAAAGGATGAGAAGGAAAGCAAAAACACATTATAgacaattataaaaaaaatatcaccaATGGGCCAGGTATTTGTTTCTtatatttggaaaaaaaatgaataaaaaaagtCTGCAAAGTAAGGCATGGTATATGCTGCAAACTGGAGAGCATGTGAATTTCATTCATTTCAGTTTGCAAATGTTCTCATGAGAAAAGTAAACCTCAATCAGCTAGACATAGATCTTCATCTCCAAAAAcagctaaaaaagaaaaaaagaaaaaccaatTCTAAGAGAAATGCTTTTCTTATATCCTGCCACAAAGGTATCTGTTTAACTACACAAAATTGATTTTGTACGTGTCCTTCCAGATATACAAAACAGTACATAGCAACCTTGCAGTAGAAAATGCTTCAATTAAGGTAAGCAACTGCTTTAGCTCCAGTAGAAGGATTAAAACAATAGATACCTCAAAAAGAGGATTAAAAATACGCCAACTAAAGCAAATAAATGCTCACCGTCCACAAAATTATCTAACAACTAGTCTCTCAACAAAACACCGTGCAGGAATATTTAACTCTTACCTTTCCCTTGAACAGTTTTGCTGCCTCTTGGAAGGCTGGCATGACTTTCTCAGTGTCATTTGACACAGCAAAAagcaaaatctatcaaaatacaaGAGAGAGGAGACAGACATCAGAAAATTGAATATTTGGTGCacagaatttttttattaaatgataACACATCAGCATCATGCCAGCATGACCTACCTGTTTTTTAATTGGATTATCAAAAATAAGTGGAGCAGTTTCTCTGGTAAATGTGTTAACCAGAGGAAGCTTGTTCGCAAAAATAAAATCAACAATAGCTGTCTTAGTAAACTGACCATCTGCATAAAGTAAAACCAGTAACTGCCTCTAGGCATTATTCCAACATTTACTCTTTCAGAAATCAGAACAATTATTATAACCATACCAAAGTAGGACAGCTTTTCTGCCTCCTTCTTCAGCAACACCAAAGAAGGACGTTTAGCTTCGGGATTGATATGAAAAAGCTTTGCAACTGCAGGGCTAACAGTTTGGTAAAAGTTCACATCATCTTCAAGTTTGGAAGCAGCAGCAAGCTCCTGACTATCCGCACCCTACAGTAATCCAAAAGGAGATGAACACAAATATTAGATTTTGAAGAGAACTGACTGTTTAAAATTCTAGGTTTTGTGATGCTATACCAAGTTCAGCAAAATATTAGGGTGCGCTGTGACATGTAAAGTTTTAGACAAGGGACATATATCTAAACCTTCTTAACAATTCTTTGTTCAAGTTCCGGCCACTAAAACTCAATTACAAAACTCCAAATAAGAGTCAAAGATAAACTCAGTGGATTTCTGTTGCCTGAAAAATATAGCTAAATCATAAGAAAGTCCTGAATTTTCATTTATTCAATTTGTTCGATAAAATGTCATGAGTTGCAGCAAGCCAGAGAAAGAAGTAAACAATTACCGTCAGTGAGTTGAGAAAGCCCAAAACAACTTTATTCTCAGCAGTCAGAATATTCTCTGCCTCTTCAACCGTTGTTATGTTCTGGATTCCAggcccaatcttcttcttgatccAGGTTACAATAGCATCTCTACAGAGGAAATAAAACACGGAGCAGTCAGCATATATGATACATTATAATTTACATTCAAAATCATTAATCCTTTATTCTTATTAGGGAAAGTATTAGATTAGGGTTTCTCTTTTTGATACATTGGACGCAACCTAAGTACCCAACCTTTTTAGCCAGAGATCTATGATCCTGAGATCCACAAAACTCGCTACCGAATTAAATAGTTCTTTCCAGCCACAAATCCAGATTCAAAAGTCACAAAGTTTCcacaaaaccctaaaccctagggGGAACAAACATTTTCAAGGCGAGAAATAGGAAAGGGATAAAACAAGCGGACaaaattagaagatgaaaatgaataaaaaaataaaatcaaatcagGTCCGATCAGAACAGATCGAGCAAGAGGATATCTTCAGATCTGAGGGAGAGAAGACGTCTTTACTTGGTCCGCTGGCCGGGATAGTCCTTGTGGACGCCATCGACGAAGAAGAGTACGGTGGGGAAGCCCTGAACCTCGTACTTCTGGGCCAGCTCGTTCTCCTCAGTGGCGTCCACCTTGGCAAGCGCCACGTCCTCCCCACGGAGCGCCGTCGCTGCGGCCGCATACTCCGGCGCCAGGGCCTGGCAGTGGCCGCACCACGGCGCGTAGAACTCCACCATCACGTGCCGGCGCTTCCCCACGAAGTCGCTGAAATTGGCATCCGTAAGCACCACTACGTCCGTCTCGTCGACCGCCGGCAGGCCATCATGGTCCGAGTCGGCGAAGCCCGCGTGGTCCAGCCCCTCATCATCGTCGGCCTCGTCTCCGGTATATTCCGGGAAGGCCTCATCGGATTCGGGGAAGCCGTGACCACCGACGTCATCTTCGTCTTCCTCGAGGAAGCTCAGGTCTTCCTCGAGGTCGGGGTCGGCGCCGCCTTTCGCGGACACGCCATGGAAGAAAAGGAGAGCTGTGACTGCTAGGGCGAGGAGAAGAGACCGTGACGATGCCATCTCTTCCTTTTCCCTGGGAAACGAGAGTGAGAGCGGTGCATTTAAAGGTAGGAGGACGGAGGGGAGGTGGGGGCACAGTGCGGAATGTAGTAAATTGATACAATTGGTACGTGGCAAATTTTCCTTGCCTTTGCAAACCTCGCCTTGTGCAATTTTGCAATGTACCCGACCGGTTGAATTCGTGGAGAAAAGCGATTGGACACGTGACGTAGATATGAAGATCTGACGACTCACGGATGGACGCGTGGCATTTGGGGGGGTGGGGTGTGGTGTGGGGTGGGTGTGGCCTTGCGTTCAGAATCCGGCGACGGGGACTTTATACTTTCATACTAATGGAGTTCGAccgccttttttttttattaaaaaattaaaaaaaaaaaaaaaaggcgaaCTCCTCGCGTTTTTcagtgaattaaaaaaaaaaaaaattggagttcGACCGAATGTGGTGCAATCGACGGTGTACGGTCGGGCACTGGCGTTTCTGGTCCTGGTTCGAACCAGAGAGCGTATCGAATAAGTATATCCACCGACTTTTATTCTCCGTATAGCAGTAGTGAGAACAAATCCGAATCAAAATTACCAATAGGTCCCAATTGGTTCCTTCGCCGCTGATAAGTACAGAATAGTTGGACCGTCCGTTTATTTCGAACTCGCTTCAAACTTTATCTACCGTCTCTAAATACacaaacagtttttttttttttcttttggggtaggggggggggggggggcggcggGGGGTGCCTCTTTTCAAAAAGCGGTCCATCACATTCCTTTTCATAATCGAATTCATGCCAAAGATGCACCAGGCTCGTGTGACTCCT from Elaeis guineensis isolate ETL-2024a chromosome 4, EG11, whole genome shotgun sequence includes these protein-coding regions:
- the LOC105044281 gene encoding protein disulfide isomerase-like 1-4, encoding MASSRSLLLALAVTALLFFHGVSAKGGADPDLEEDLSFLEEDEDDVGGHGFPESDEAFPEYTGDEADDDEGLDHAGFADSDHDGLPAVDETDVVVLTDANFSDFVGKRRHVMVEFYAPWCGHCQALAPEYAAAATALRGEDVALAKVDATEENELAQKYEVQGFPTVLFFVDGVHKDYPGQRTKDAIVTWIKKKIGPGIQNITTVEEAENILTAENKVVLGFLNSLTGADSQELAAASKLEDDVNFYQTVSPAVAKLFHINPEAKRPSLVLLKKEAEKLSYFDGQFTKTAIVDFIFANKLPLVNTFTRETAPLIFDNPIKKQILLFAVSNDTEKVMPAFQEAAKLFKGKLIFVYVERDNEDVGKPVSDYFGVTEHGPKVLAYTGNEDAKKYILDGEVTLDSVEKFAEGFLEDKLKPFYKSDPIPETNDGDVKIVVGNNFDEIVLDESKDVLLEIYAPWCGHCQALEPTYNKLAKHLRGIESLVIAKMDGTSNEHPRAKVDGFPTLLFFPAGNKSFDPVTVDTDRTVVAFYKFIKKHAAIPFKLQRPASAAKTDSATDGSAPVGEKSASTGVKDEL